A stretch of the Capsicum annuum cultivar UCD-10X-F1 chromosome 10, UCD10Xv1.1, whole genome shotgun sequence genome encodes the following:
- the LOC124887885 gene encoding secreted RxLR effector protein 161-like, with protein sequence MTTPMEPCLKLIKDGGKLLEDTTLFRQLVGSLFYLTIIRPNISYSVGVFSQFMDKPCESDLIAAKSILRYVKNTLNFGLMYKQYTSFLLIDFVDADWVGDVNDRCSTTGYCFNTGWTTISWCCKKQTSVALSSCKAEYIAATMATEECIWLKMLIQEIFCVLDYPVHIHYDNESAIKLAGKLIFHARSKHIETDYHSVREKALTQ encoded by the coding sequence ATGACTACTCCTATGGAACCTTGCTTGAAGTTAATTAAAGATGGAGGAAAACTGTTAGAAGATACAACATTATTTCGGCAGCTCGTCGGTAGCCTATTCTATTTAACTATCATAAGGCCAAACATTTCATATTCTGTAGGAGTCTTCTCTCAGTTCATGGACAAACCATGTGAGAGTGACTTAATTGCTGCAAAAAGTATCCTTCGCTATGTCAAAAACACTCTAAATTTTGGGTTAATGTATAAGCAGTATACATCAtttcttttgattgattttgtagATGCAGATTGGGTTGGTGATGTAAATGATAGGTGTTCCACAACAGGGTATTGTTTTAATACAGGTTGGACAACTATCTCATGGTGTTGTAAGAAGCAAACTAGTGTTGCTCTTTCAAGTTGTAAAGCTGAATATATAGCAGCTACTATGGCCACTGAAGAGTGTATTTGGCTAAAGATGcttattcaagaaatattttgtGTCTTGGACTATCCAGTTCACATTCATTATGATAATGAAAGTGCAATTAAGCTTGCtggaaaattaatttttcatgccCGCTCAAAACACATTGAAACAGACTATCATTCCGTTCGAGAAAAGGCTTTAACTCAATAG
- the LOC107843607 gene encoding vacuolar protein-sorting-associated protein 37 homolog 1 has translation MFQKFWSGQQRPQEVNNESWYPQSVGSSQSPGSSRPGTPSPSSSGSSGFQRPTDRPSSASHGSPAEAAVIINALKDKSIEELRDLLTYKDAYKNVLLSLEPVKTQNKVRDELRNETLQLARENLEKEPRIMELRNQCRIIRTTELAAAQEKLHELERRKEELLKFYSPASLLHRLQDAMRKTDEESESLDKQLLDGEIDLATFVQKYKKLRHSYHKRALTHLAAKTSVTG, from the exons ATGTTCCAAAAATTCTG GAGTGGGCAGCAACGTCCTCAGGAGGTTAATAATGAATCGTGGTATCCACAATCTGTTGGAAGCTCTCAGTCTCCCGGGTCTTCCCGCCCCGGAACTCCTAGTCCAAGCTCTTCAGGCAGTTCTGGTTTCCAAAGACCAACAGATAGGCCAAGCTCAGCTTCACATGGTTCTCCTGCAGAGGCTGCAGTCATTATTAATGCTTTAAAAGATAAAAG CATCGAGGAGCTAAGGGACCTTTTAACTTACAAGGATGCATATAAGAATGTATTACTGTCACTTGAGCCGGTCAAAACTCAGAATAAA GTCAGAGATGAGCTTCGGAATGAAACTCTGCAGCTTGCTA gggaaaatttagaaaaagaaccGCGGATAATGGAGCTTAGGAATCAG TGCAGAATCATCCGCACCACTGAATTGGCTGCTGCTCAAGAAAAGCTGCATGAACTGGAAAGGAGAAAAGAAGAGCTCTTAAAGTTTTACTCTCCTGCATCACTCCTCCACCGGCTGCAAG ATGCCATGAGAAAAACAGATGAGGAATCTGAAAGCCTGGACAAACAACTTCTCGATGGGGAGATTGATCTTGCCACATTTGTGCAGAAGTACAAAAAGCTGCGACACAGTTACCACAAACGCGCGCTCACACACCTTGCCGCAAAGACATCTGTAACTGGCTGA
- the LOC124887638 gene encoding protein PELOTA 1-like (The sequence of the model RefSeq protein was modified relative to this genomic sequence to represent the inferred CDS: added 74 bases not found in genome assembly), translated as MISPLTIRLNNNHISRGFSGIIVIVKFMKFSGEKLIPHKPGTITIIPEKPRDIWLLFNLIVNGDIIFSSTTRKIQNSPDSSRMKNNSRIKLELEIRILSMEYEKDCSILRVRGKTIKSNEHVKSGVFQTLELETKKKFNLTKKIWDEETIRVLKDEPGQKKESEHDFGSRKRVELNMNLLEKFMNMVATNSDRACYGTQSVEYAHELMAIDTLLITEKVFENNDFKVRKKYCELKKSVIEAGGKVLQFNDVEGDKLAPMTGVAAILRFPIPNLDDLVL; from the coding sequence CAAATTCATGAAATTTTCAGGTGAAAAATTAATCCCACACAAACCAGGCACAATCACAATAATTCCGGAAAAGCCACGTGATATATGGTTGTTATTCAATCTGATCGTCAATGGCGATATCATTTTCTCTTCCACAACTCGCAAGATCCAAAATTCACCAGATTCATCAAGGATGAAGAATAATTCTAGAATTAAACTCGAGCTCGAAATTCGAATTTTATCTATGGAATACGAAAAAGATTGTTCGATTTTACGTGTTCGTGGCAAGACGATTAAGTCTAACGAACACGTAAAATCCGGAGTTTTCCAGACATTGGAATTGGAAACTAAGAAGAAGTTCAATTTGACGAAGAAGATTTGGGACGAAGAAACAATTAGGGTTTTAAAAGATGAGCCGGGTCAGAAAAAGGAATCTGAGCATGATTTCGGTTCGAGAAAGCGAGTGGAGCTGAACATGAATTTATTAGAAAAGTTCATGAATATGGTTGCAACAAATAGTGATAGGGCATGTTATGGTACTCAAAGTGTTGAATATGCACATGAGTTGATggcaattgatacacttttaatTACCGAAAAAGTATTcgaaaataatgattttaaagttaGGAAAAAGTATTGtgagttgaagaaatcagttaTTGAAGCTGGTGGGAAagtgttacaatttaatgacgttGAAGGAGATAAACTAGCTCCGATGACTGGTGTTGCTGCAATATTGAGGTTTCCTATACCCAATCTCGATGATTTAGTTTTGTAG